A genomic stretch from Candidatus Binatus sp. includes:
- a CDS encoding nitroreductase family protein, producing the protein MAEMGAYEAMSTLRAVRRLRPDPIPDAVLHRVLEAATFAPTGGNVQPWRIVAVKDQALKGPIGRLYNERWINYSKIYRAAIPATASAEARARAERTLKAGDYLGEHFHQAPVIAIFCFNPKNMAITDAKQDRVSVVGGGSVYTAVENLLIACRVEGLGCVLTTLLCECEPEVRQVLSIPDPWYTAAAIPIGYPVGRGHGPLIRKPVEQLAYLDSWGNPI; encoded by the coding sequence ATGGCTGAGATGGGAGCTTACGAAGCGATGAGCACGTTGCGCGCGGTGCGGCGCTTGCGGCCCGATCCAATTCCCGACGCGGTGCTGCATCGCGTGCTCGAAGCGGCCACCTTTGCGCCGACCGGAGGCAACGTGCAGCCGTGGAGAATCGTGGCGGTGAAGGATCAGGCGCTCAAGGGACCGATCGGGCGTCTCTACAACGAGCGATGGATCAACTACTCGAAAATTTACCGCGCCGCGATTCCTGCGACCGCGTCAGCCGAGGCGCGGGCGCGCGCCGAACGCACGCTCAAAGCGGGCGACTACCTTGGCGAGCATTTTCACCAGGCGCCGGTGATCGCGATCTTCTGCTTCAATCCGAAGAACATGGCGATCACCGATGCGAAACAGGATCGGGTTTCCGTCGTGGGCGGCGGATCGGTGTACACCGCAGTCGAGAACCTGCTGATCGCGTGCCGCGTCGAGGGTCTCGGCTGCGTGCTCACGACACTGCTCTGCGAGTGCGAGCCGGAGGTGCGCCAGGTGCTGTCGATTCCCGATCCGTGGTACACCGCGGCGGCGATTCCGATCGGCTATCCAGTCGGGCGCGGCCACGGCCC